In Geminocystis sp. NIES-3708, a single window of DNA contains:
- the murJ gene encoding murein biosynthesis integral membrane protein MurJ has product MSTNSKTKKSLAGIAGIVAVATLISKIFGLVREQIVAAAFGVGAVVNAYAYAYVIPGFLLILLGGINGPFHSSLVSVLAKRDREDAAPLIETITTLVSTILLVTTVILVIYADKFIDLLAPGLTPNVRDMAILQLQIMAPLAVFAGLIGIGFGSLNASDQYWLPSISPLFSSLTIVIGVGGLFLFLGDRINAPEYIQFGSLMLAGTTLAGGLWQWLAQQVTQIKLGISTLKLRFDWGREGVNDVMKVMAPATLSSGMLHINVYTDLYFASYLENAAAAMRYANFIVLTPLGIISNMILVPFLPVFSRLAAPDNWDELKLRIRQGLVLTALTMFPLTAIFMALSNPIVKIIYERGVFKSADSAIVAPVLLAYGVGMFFYLGRDVIVRVFYALGDGQTPFKVSIINIFINVILDYLLVKKFETQGLVFATIGVNIFSMIALIWILHKRLNGLPLKEWLFIFSGLIIATISSGFGCYWINNYLTSLWGEEGLFLQGINLLISSLISLIIFLLIIMQLKLPELQILFTKINTKFNRK; this is encoded by the coding sequence GTGAGTACAAATAGTAAAACGAAAAAATCTTTAGCTGGTATTGCAGGAATTGTCGCCGTAGCAACTCTGATTAGTAAAATCTTTGGCTTAGTGCGTGAACAAATTGTTGCCGCCGCCTTTGGTGTTGGGGCTGTAGTTAACGCTTATGCTTATGCTTACGTGATTCCGGGATTTTTATTAATTTTGTTAGGTGGTATTAATGGACCTTTTCATAGTTCATTAGTTAGTGTTTTAGCCAAAAGAGATCGAGAAGATGCTGCACCATTAATTGAAACCATTACAACTTTAGTTAGTACAATATTATTGGTTACTACAGTAATTTTAGTTATTTATGCTGATAAATTCATTGATTTATTAGCCCCCGGATTAACTCCTAATGTCAGAGATATGGCAATTCTACAACTGCAAATTATGGCACCTTTAGCGGTTTTTGCTGGATTAATCGGTATTGGTTTTGGTAGTTTAAATGCTTCAGATCAATATTGGCTACCAAGTATTAGTCCATTATTTTCTAGCTTAACTATTGTCATCGGTGTTGGAGGTTTATTTTTGTTTTTAGGCGATCGCATTAATGCCCCTGAATATATTCAATTCGGTAGTCTTATGTTAGCAGGTACAACTCTTGCAGGTGGGCTTTGGCAGTGGTTAGCACAACAAGTTACACAAATAAAATTAGGCATTAGTACTTTAAAATTACGTTTCGATTGGGGTAGAGAAGGAGTCAACGATGTCATGAAAGTAATGGCACCAGCAACCCTTTCTTCGGGAATGCTACACATTAATGTTTATACAGACTTATACTTTGCTTCTTATCTTGAAAATGCGGCGGCGGCGATGCGTTACGCAAATTTCATTGTTTTAACTCCTTTAGGCATTATTTCTAATATGATTTTAGTGCCATTTTTACCCGTTTTCTCTCGTTTAGCTGCCCCAGACAATTGGGATGAATTGAAACTTAGAATTAGACAAGGATTAGTTTTAACGGCTTTAACGATGTTTCCTCTGACAGCAATTTTTATGGCATTATCTAATCCTATTGTGAAAATTATTTATGAAAGAGGAGTTTTTAAATCAGCAGATTCCGCCATCGTTGCACCAGTTTTATTAGCTTATGGTGTGGGAATGTTTTTCTATTTAGGTAGAGACGTTATCGTAAGAGTTTTTTATGCTTTAGGTGATGGACAAACACCATTTAAAGTTAGTATAATTAATATTTTTATTAACGTTATTTTAGATTATTTATTAGTTAAAAAATTTGAAACTCAAGGGTTAGTTTTTGCAACTATTGGAGTTAATATTTTTTCGATGATTGCACTCATTTGGATCTTACATAAACGTTTAAATGGTTTACCTTTAAAAGAATGGTTATTCATCTTCAGTGGGTTAATCATTGCCACAATTTCTTCTGGTTTTGGTTGTTATTGGATTAATAATTATCTTACTTCTTTATGGGGTGAAGAAGGATTATTTTTACAAGGAATAAATTTACTTATTTCTAGTTTAATTTCATTGATAATTTTTCTATTAATTATTATGCAGTTAAAACTTCCTGAATTACAAATACTATTTACAAAAATAAATACTAAATTTAACCGTAAATAA
- a CDS encoding (2Fe-2S)-binding protein — MYVCICNAITEKDIHKAVEQGISSLEKLSEVTSVSKHCGCCTDHACKILQEAMNNRNHNMMS; from the coding sequence ATGTACGTTTGTATTTGTAATGCTATAACTGAAAAAGATATTCATAAAGCAGTAGAACAAGGCATTTCTTCCCTAGAAAAGCTATCGGAAGTAACCTCTGTTTCTAAACATTGTGGTTGTTGTACTGATCATGCTTGTAAAATTTTGCAAGAAGCTATGAATAATCGTAATCACAATATGATGTCTTGA
- the rnhA gene encoding ribonuclease HI — MNNDLPQVQIYTDGSCLNNPGPGGYGVVILDNQNHRQELSGGFRKTTNNRMEILAVIMGLKALTKPHQVTIYTDSQYVVNAMMKGWAKKWQINNWKRNPREKAKNPDLWQELLRLSNQHQVNFTWVRGHSGNKENERCDRLAFSAAQNDSLQEDVNYEY, encoded by the coding sequence ATGAATAACGATTTACCACAAGTACAAATTTATACTGATGGCTCATGTCTCAATAATCCAGGTCCTGGAGGTTATGGAGTTGTTATTTTAGATAATCAGAATCATCGTCAAGAACTATCTGGAGGATTTAGGAAAACTACCAATAATCGCATGGAAATACTAGCTGTTATTATGGGATTAAAAGCCTTAACAAAACCCCATCAAGTAACTATATATACTGACTCTCAGTATGTTGTTAATGCCATGATGAAAGGCTGGGCTAAAAAATGGCAAATTAATAATTGGAAACGTAATCCTAGAGAAAAAGCCAAAAATCCCGATCTTTGGCAGGAATTGTTACGACTATCTAATCAACATCAAGTTAATTTTACTTGGGTGAGAGGACATTCTGGTAATAAAGAGAATGAACGTTGCGATCGCCTTGCTTTTAGTGCCGCTCAAAATGATAGCTTACAAGAAGATGTTAACTATGAATACTAA
- the lexA gene encoding transcriptional repressor LexA yields MENLTPAQKQLYDWLIQYISTNKHSPSIREMMKAMNLRSPAPIQSRLEKMRTKGYIDWSEGQARTLKILKNYDQGLSLLGKITQGRLIEPFNDKQEKIDFNSLFNQSNCYALQVVGDSMSEDKISEGDYVIMRSVSDIEEVKEGEIVAAKVEGKGVTLKRISMTPDKVILKASNPNYESISVLRDQVEIQGVLQGVFRLFNS; encoded by the coding sequence ATGGAAAATTTAACTCCCGCTCAAAAACAGTTATATGATTGGTTAATTCAATATATTAGTACCAATAAGCATTCTCCTTCTATTCGGGAAATGATGAAAGCTATGAATTTACGATCGCCAGCACCAATTCAAAGCCGTTTGGAAAAAATGCGAACAAAAGGTTATATTGATTGGTCAGAAGGACAAGCACGTACTTTAAAGATTTTAAAAAATTATGATCAAGGTTTATCTTTATTAGGAAAGATTACCCAAGGAAGATTAATCGAACCTTTTAATGATAAGCAAGAAAAAATTGATTTCAACTCTTTATTCAATCAATCTAACTGTTATGCTTTACAAGTTGTAGGAGATAGTATGAGTGAAGATAAAATTAGTGAAGGTGATTATGTCATTATGCGATCAGTTTCTGATATTGAAGAAGTTAAAGAGGGGGAAATTGTAGCGGCAAAAGTGGAAGGGAAAGGCGTAACCTTAAAAAGAATATCCATGACTCCTGATAAAGTTATCCTCAAAGCCTCAAATCCTAATTATGAATCAATTTCTGTTCTTCGAGATCAAGTAGAAATTCAAGGAGTTTTACAAGGAGTATTTCGTTTGTTTAATTCATAA
- a CDS encoding histidine phosphatase family protein, which yields MTITLWIVRHGNRFDFVYPQWFETALRRYDPPLSFDGKIQVQELALKLYNEPINHIIASPFLRTIQTADILGEKLDLNIKLEAGLGEWHNRDWMTEIPVIHPREELENIYPRIDWNYRSQIIPKYPETELMALIRMKQITQLLTKKFEGNLLLIGHSISVKGICKYLLGDDIEIKTSLCSVTKIVNDGNNWRLELL from the coding sequence ATGACTATAACGTTATGGATTGTTAGACATGGAAATAGGTTTGATTTTGTCTATCCACAATGGTTTGAAACAGCTTTGAGGCGTTATGATCCTCCTTTATCTTTTGATGGTAAAATTCAAGTTCAGGAATTAGCTCTGAAATTATACAATGAGCCAATTAATCATATTATCGCTTCACCTTTTTTACGAACAATTCAAACTGCTGATATTTTGGGGGAAAAACTTGATTTAAATATCAAACTAGAAGCAGGTTTAGGAGAATGGCATAATCGTGATTGGATGACAGAAATACCTGTTATTCATCCCCGTGAAGAATTAGAAAATATTTATCCTCGTATTGATTGGAATTATCGATCACAAATTATCCCCAAATATCCTGAAACTGAACTAATGGCTTTAATAAGAATGAAACAAATTACTCAATTACTAACTAAGAAATTTGAAGGAAATTTATTATTAATCGGTCATAGTATTTCCGTAAAAGGTATCTGCAAATATTTATTAGGTGATGATATAGAAATTAAAACCTCATTATGTTCAGTTACTAAAATAGTTAATGATGGTAATAATTGGCGATTAGAATTACTTTAG
- a CDS encoding ABC transporter ATP-binding protein has protein sequence MEQNNQFQTPDSILTAVNLSKSFGGLKAVNNASIDVKKNSITGLIGPNGAGKSTLFNLLSNFLKADTGEILFEGQAIQNQPPHEIARKGFIRTFQVARVLSRLTVLENMLLGTQNQTGESLFSVLLSSNKIRREEKENKERAMTILESVGLAQKAYDYAGALSGGQRKLLEMARTLMTNPKLILLDEPAAGVNPTLINQICEHIVNWNKQGISFLIIEHNMDVIMSLCNHVWVLAEGSNLAYGTPEEIQNNDKVLDAYLGG, from the coding sequence ATGGAGCAAAACAATCAATTTCAAACCCCTGATTCTATTCTCACTGCTGTTAATTTATCGAAAAGTTTTGGTGGCTTAAAAGCTGTGAATAACGCCAGTATAGATGTAAAAAAGAACAGTATTACTGGTTTAATTGGTCCTAATGGTGCGGGAAAAAGTACATTATTTAATCTGTTGTCCAATTTTTTAAAAGCTGATACTGGGGAGATTTTATTTGAAGGTCAAGCAATTCAAAATCAACCACCTCATGAAATTGCTAGAAAAGGTTTTATTCGTACTTTTCAGGTAGCTAGAGTTTTATCTCGTTTAACGGTACTAGAGAATATGTTATTAGGTACTCAAAATCAAACGGGGGAATCATTATTTTCAGTATTATTGAGTTCGAATAAAATTCGCCGAGAAGAAAAAGAAAATAAGGAAAGAGCGATGACTATTTTAGAATCCGTAGGATTAGCACAGAAAGCCTATGACTATGCTGGTGCTTTATCTGGTGGGCAACGAAAACTTTTGGAAATGGCAAGAACTTTAATGACTAATCCTAAGTTGATTTTATTAGATGAACCAGCCGCAGGGGTTAATCCGACTCTCATTAATCAAATTTGTGAACATATTGTTAACTGGAATAAACAGGGTATTTCTTTTTTAATTATTGAACATAACATGGATGTGATTATGTCTTTGTGCAATCATGTTTGGGTATTAGCAGAAGGGTCAAACCTAGCTTATGGCACTCCTGAGGAAATACAAAATAATGACAAAGTTTTAGACGCATATCTCGGCGGATAA
- the hmpF gene encoding pilus motility taxis protein HmpF produces the protein MLYLAEVKIQNRGFVGGYKTELKLLASQGVDQTWNTVAGEEVIATDAIVDQTGKGTLYIVNLDNNKQLQGNPELAGPRVVNYLRHFSRTLEKSKSQEEEIEEWKTSLKIQGQEISRRQAELDQQQQILQQQQQELAHLEEEKNKLNGAWEQLRLEQQRLNENQANQGEIKGKLENLLTDIGSDSFNPENLHQAFSGVNTQQDLLNNYWQQLESQKVVLQQKQQELDSKKHYIEQCRQNLQSLENNLQKAIAGLHSDQILLQQKEDSLKQLNIYLEGFNRLDQEISFLGDDNDDIEIDFNALETMPLGDLEETVNNLKQETAKLVNFVNLQEEELTLQSDEVKIIQVKLIQANEVDKFNLETELADAQEAMKLLNETLVGQRRTLKRQQKMLNDHLKIFSRRKGIIDLDFANTINVRPVLDEIETQKNLIQQQRDKINSEINALRHSNAQVEHAINNQKQEYEQQQNQLNQEQEYWLQSYQDVTKTQAEINLLEQALHPIQEQLNHLRNNLQALEQSTQKFGHVFNELQSMF, from the coding sequence GTGTTATATCTGGCAGAAGTAAAAATTCAGAATAGAGGGTTTGTCGGCGGCTACAAAACAGAATTAAAACTGTTAGCTTCTCAAGGAGTTGATCAAACTTGGAACACTGTAGCTGGAGAAGAAGTCATTGCGACAGATGCCATCGTTGATCAAACAGGAAAAGGCACTCTTTACATTGTTAACTTAGACAATAATAAGCAACTTCAAGGTAATCCAGAATTGGCAGGACCTCGTGTTGTTAATTATTTACGTCATTTTTCTCGCACTCTAGAAAAATCTAAATCTCAGGAAGAGGAAATAGAAGAGTGGAAAACTTCTTTGAAGATACAAGGTCAAGAAATTAGTCGTCGCCAGGCAGAACTAGATCAGCAACAACAAATATTACAACAACAACAACAAGAATTAGCTCACCTAGAAGAAGAGAAAAACAAGCTCAATGGTGCATGGGAACAATTAAGATTAGAACAGCAAAGACTTAATGAAAATCAAGCAAATCAAGGAGAAATTAAAGGTAAGTTAGAAAATTTACTGACGGATATTGGAAGTGATAGTTTTAATCCTGAAAATTTACATCAGGCTTTTTCTGGCGTTAATACTCAGCAGGATTTATTGAATAATTACTGGCAACAATTAGAGTCTCAAAAAGTCGTTTTACAGCAAAAACAACAAGAATTAGATAGTAAAAAACACTATATTGAACAATGCCGTCAAAATTTACAATCTTTAGAAAATAACTTACAAAAAGCGATCGCAGGATTACACTCCGATCAAATATTATTACAGCAGAAAGAAGATTCTCTTAAACAACTTAATATCTATTTGGAAGGATTTAATCGTCTAGATCAAGAAATTTCTTTTTTGGGAGACGATAATGACGATATAGAAATCGATTTCAATGCTTTAGAAACAATGCCTTTAGGAGATTTAGAAGAAACAGTTAACAATCTTAAGCAAGAAACCGCTAAATTGGTTAATTTTGTGAATTTGCAAGAAGAAGAATTAACTTTACAAAGTGATGAAGTAAAAATTATTCAAGTAAAACTTATTCAAGCCAATGAAGTCGATAAATTTAATTTAGAAACAGAATTAGCAGACGCTCAAGAAGCGATGAAACTACTTAATGAGACATTAGTAGGTCAAAGAAGAACCCTAAAAAGACAACAAAAAATGCTCAACGATCATCTAAAGATTTTTAGTCGTCGTAAAGGGATAATTGATCTTGATTTTGCCAATACAATAAATGTTCGTCCTGTGTTAGATGAAATTGAAACTCAAAAAAACTTAATACAACAACAACGAGATAAAATTAATAGTGAAATTAATGCTTTACGTCATAGTAATGCACAAGTTGAACACGCTATCAATAATCAAAAACAAGAATATGAACAACAGCAAAATCAACTTAATCAAGAACAAGAATATTGGTTACAATCTTATCAAGATGTCACTAAAACTCAAGCAGAAATTAATCTTTTAGAACAAGCATTACATCCTATTCAGGAACAATTAAATCATCTTCGCAATAATTTACAAGCCTTAGAGCAATCAACTCAAAAGTTTGGTCATGTGTTTAACGAGTTACAATCTATGTTCTAA
- a CDS encoding crossover junction endodeoxyribonuclease RuvC, with translation MIWLGIDPGLAIIGWAILEGDETKTPEIIDYGIIETHKSMSTGERLVELEQDFMSIMQEFQPDHVAIEMPFFSRQIKSAGKVLQALGVVNLVCYREAQIIPIFLHQASWKAHLGSGRATKDEVAQMLQQVFDLPDLPINDSVDAIAIAYAGACGLRNSID, from the coding sequence ATGATATGGTTAGGAATTGATCCTGGATTGGCGATCATCGGTTGGGCTATTTTAGAAGGGGATGAAACAAAAACTCCCGAAATTATTGATTATGGTATTATTGAAACTCATAAAAGTATGTCCACGGGAGAACGATTAGTGGAGCTAGAACAAGATTTTATGAGTATAATGCAGGAATTCCAACCTGATCATGTCGCCATAGAAATGCCTTTTTTCAGTCGTCAAATAAAGTCGGCAGGAAAAGTTTTACAGGCTTTAGGAGTGGTTAATTTAGTATGTTATCGTGAAGCTCAAATAATCCCTATTTTTTTACATCAAGCTAGTTGGAAGGCTCATTTAGGTAGTGGTAGAGCGACTAAAGATGAAGTGGCACAAATGTTGCAACAGGTTTTTGATTTACCTGATTTGCCTATTAATGATAGCGTAGATGCGATCGCCATTGCCTATGCAGGGGCTTGTGGTTTGAGAAACTCTATTGATTAA
- a CDS encoding ABC transporter ATP-binding protein, with protein sequence MNMAILDIQDLQIIFTNDEGQATIAVDKINVSLEKGEILGIVGESGSGKSVTSLGIMGLLPSSGKISDGKIYFQDNANNLPIDIVSLAKEAKRHYRGGKIAMIFQEPMSSLNPVYNIGFQITEAIRLHQNISELEAKGKAINLLQEVKLLPNDEELIAEFLQQNTIKNPSDKDIQFYLKQRKQSILKRFPHEMSGGQLQRVMIAIAISCQPSILIADEPTTALDVTVQATILELLKELCRSRQMSLIFITHDLAVVANIADSLAVMYQGKIVEYGKTREILFNPTQAYTKGLLACRPRLDETRSYLPTVADFMADNSVTTPPSFTVNPREIKLNHPLLTVEKLKVGFPKKGSLPWQKEYFWAVNEVSFQVFSGETLGLVGESGCGKSTLARTILRLIPTDEGKIEFLGQDLTKLSPRSKHLRQLRREMQIVFQNPYNSLNPRISIGNTIIEPMIIHGMGGNKEKRQERVRYLLDRVGLNPNWFNRYPHELSGGQRQRVCIARALALNPQLIICDESVSALDVSIQAQVLNLLKELQAEFGLTYIFISHDLSVVKFMSDRIMVMNKGEIEEMSTATQIIDNPQREYTRKLIASIPKFPTAA encoded by the coding sequence ATCAATATGGCTATTCTTGATATTCAAGACTTACAAATAATTTTCACCAATGATGAAGGTCAAGCTACCATCGCTGTTGATAAAATAAATGTATCCCTAGAAAAAGGTGAAATTTTAGGTATTGTAGGAGAATCTGGTTCAGGAAAATCGGTTACATCTCTTGGTATTATGGGTTTATTACCGTCTTCAGGGAAAATTAGTGATGGTAAAATTTATTTTCAAGATAATGCCAATAATTTACCTATAGATATAGTTTCTCTAGCAAAGGAGGCGAAAAGACACTATCGTGGTGGTAAGATAGCTATGATATTTCAAGAGCCCATGAGCTCACTAAATCCTGTTTATAATATTGGTTTTCAGATTACTGAAGCTATTCGTTTACATCAAAACATATCTGAATTAGAAGCTAAAGGAAAAGCAATTAATTTATTGCAAGAAGTAAAATTATTACCTAACGATGAAGAGTTAATCGCCGAATTTTTACAACAAAATACCATCAAAAATCCTTCTGACAAAGACATTCAATTCTATCTTAAGCAACGGAAACAATCTATTTTAAAACGTTTTCCCCATGAAATGAGTGGTGGACAATTACAAAGAGTCATGATTGCGATCGCTATTTCTTGTCAACCAAGTATTTTAATTGCTGACGAACCTACTACCGCATTAGATGTAACAGTACAAGCTACTATTTTAGAATTATTAAAAGAATTATGTCGTAGTCGTCAAATGTCTTTAATTTTTATCACTCATGACTTAGCAGTAGTTGCCAATATCGCCGATAGTTTAGCGGTAATGTATCAAGGAAAAATAGTTGAATATGGCAAAACCAGAGAAATTCTCTTTAATCCCACCCAAGCCTATACTAAAGGTTTACTAGCTTGTCGCCCTCGTTTAGATGAAACCCGCTCTTATTTACCGACTGTCGCCGATTTTATGGCTGATAATTCAGTAACTACTCCCCCTTCATTTACGGTAAATCCTAGGGAAATAAAGCTCAATCATCCGCTTTTGACAGTAGAAAAATTGAAGGTAGGTTTTCCGAAAAAAGGATCATTACCTTGGCAAAAAGAGTATTTTTGGGCAGTGAATGAAGTTAGTTTTCAAGTATTTTCGGGGGAAACTTTAGGCTTAGTTGGTGAATCAGGCTGTGGCAAATCGACTTTAGCACGTACTATTTTGCGGTTAATTCCCACCGATGAAGGAAAAATTGAATTTTTAGGTCAAGATTTAACTAAATTATCTCCTAGAAGCAAACATTTAAGGCAATTACGGCGAGAAATGCAAATTGTCTTTCAGAATCCCTATAATTCTCTTAATCCTCGTATCAGTATTGGCAATACAATAATTGAACCAATGATAATTCACGGTATGGGTGGTAACAAGGAAAAACGTCAAGAAAGAGTTAGATATTTACTCGATAGAGTCGGCTTAAATCCTAATTGGTTTAATCGTTATCCCCATGAATTATCTGGAGGGCAACGTCAAAGAGTCTGTATTGCTAGGGCATTGGCTTTAAACCCTCAATTAATCATCTGTGATGAGTCGGTATCGGCGTTAGATGTTTCTATTCAAGCACAAGTATTAAACTTACTCAAGGAATTACAGGCAGAATTTGGTTTAACTTATATTTTTATTTCCCATGATTTAAGTGTTGTCAAATTTATGAGTGATCGTATAATGGTAATGAATAAAGGAGAAATCGAGGAAATGTCAACAGCTACACAAATTATCGATAATCCTCAAAGGGAATATACTCGAAAATTAATTGCCTCTATTCCTAAATTTCCCACCGCCGCTTAA
- the ppk2 gene encoding polyphosphate kinase 2 gives MKKKDKKKIETQKQSEKVKLAKSQKSESKVFHYISEGEGSSKLSKSFYEKELARLQIELVKMQYWVKHTNTRIVILFEGRDAAGKGGTIKRITEPLNPRGCRVVALGTPSDHEKTQWYFQRYVAHLPGAGEIVCFDRSWYNRAGVEHVMGFCTDEQYQEFMKTCPQFEQMLVRSGIILLKYWFSVSDEEQERRFQSRTKDPARRWKLSPMDLESRDRWAEYSQAKDTMFAHTNIPEAPWFTVEADDKKRARLNCIHHFLSKIPYVDMTPEPLELPPRKSAPLNYVRSPINEQFFVPQKY, from the coding sequence ATGAAAAAGAAAGATAAAAAGAAGATTGAGACACAAAAGCAAAGCGAAAAAGTGAAACTAGCGAAGTCTCAAAAGTCAGAGTCAAAAGTATTTCACTATATCTCCGAGGGCGAGGGTAGCTCGAAACTGTCTAAAAGTTTTTATGAAAAAGAGTTGGCTCGTCTACAAATAGAACTGGTGAAAATGCAATATTGGGTTAAGCATACTAATACCCGAATTGTAATTTTATTTGAAGGTCGTGATGCTGCGGGGAAAGGCGGTACTATTAAACGCATTACCGAACCTCTTAATCCACGAGGATGTCGGGTGGTAGCTTTAGGAACACCGAGCGATCACGAAAAGACTCAATGGTATTTTCAACGCTATGTCGCTCATCTTCCGGGTGCTGGTGAAATTGTTTGTTTTGATCGCAGTTGGTACAATCGTGCTGGTGTAGAGCATGTCATGGGATTTTGTACTGATGAACAATATCAAGAGTTTATGAAAACCTGTCCACAATTTGAGCAAATGTTAGTAAGATCAGGTATTATTTTGCTTAAATATTGGTTTTCTGTTAGCGATGAGGAACAAGAGCGACGTTTTCAATCTCGCACTAAAGATCCAGCAAGGCGTTGGAAACTGAGCCCGATGGATTTAGAATCTCGTGATCGCTGGGCGGAATATTCTCAAGCCAAAGACACTATGTTTGCTCATACAAATATTCCTGAAGCACCTTGGTTCACAGTGGAAGCTGATGATAAAAAACGAGCTAGGCTTAATTGTATTCATCATTTTCTTAGTAAAATTCCCTATGTAGATATGACACCAGAGCCTTTGGAATTGCCCCCTCGTAAGAGTGCTCCTTTAAACTATGTGCGTTCCCCTATCAATGAGCAGTTTTTTGTTCCTCAAAAATATTGA
- a CDS encoding circadian clock protein KaiA, with protein MSSRLSICIFVPVAQIVHSLTQLLSGNGELSVCDRYHLHILNSVIELKEFVIDNKEKLDCLIILNNKIGIEPIINEFYEQGLILPVIILEPDDLDLSRECLVAESENKIDQDNPKEFDSLNHLYHTAEVRIRLRQLGNITKYIDKAIAQFLHLAPSCSIIENSQSHQTSKPIEEKQNFLLLQQKRLAEKLKERLGYLGVYYNRNPNYFYRYLSKTEKDELIKQLKVEYRDIILEYFSVESEVNQAIDQFVNQCFFADLSVSQILEIHMELMDEFAQQLKLEGRNEDILIDYRLALIDLIAHLCEMYRRSIPKEDLPFEILFPVD; from the coding sequence TTGTCTTCTCGATTATCCATTTGTATTTTTGTTCCCGTAGCACAAATAGTTCATTCTTTAACCCAGTTATTAAGTGGTAATGGTGAATTATCTGTGTGTGATCGTTATCATTTACATATACTTAATTCTGTGATAGAGTTAAAAGAATTCGTCATAGATAATAAAGAAAAATTAGATTGTTTAATTATTCTTAATAATAAGATAGGCATAGAACCAATAATTAACGAATTCTACGAACAAGGCTTGATTCTACCTGTTATTATTCTTGAACCTGACGATCTTGATCTATCCAGAGAATGTCTAGTGGCAGAGTCAGAAAATAAAATAGATCAAGATAATCCTAAAGAATTTGATTCTCTTAATCATCTTTATCATACCGCCGAAGTGAGAATAAGATTAAGACAGTTAGGCAATATTACAAAATATATTGATAAAGCTATTGCTCAATTTTTACACCTTGCACCGAGTTGTTCAATTATTGAAAATTCCCAGAGTCATCAAACATCAAAACCGATAGAAGAAAAACAAAATTTTTTATTATTACAACAAAAAAGATTAGCGGAAAAACTAAAGGAAAGATTAGGATATTTAGGGGTTTATTATAACAGAAATCCTAACTATTTTTATCGTTATCTTTCTAAGACAGAAAAAGATGAATTAATTAAACAATTAAAAGTAGAGTATAGAGACATTATTTTAGAATATTTTAGTGTAGAAAGTGAGGTAAATCAAGCTATTGATCAATTCGTAAATCAATGTTTTTTTGCTGATTTATCTGTATCTCAAATCCTAGAAATTCATATGGAATTAATGGATGAATTTGCTCAGCAACTAAAATTAGAGGGCAGAAATGAAGATATATTGATTGACTATCGTTTAGCTTTAATTGATCTTATTGCCCATCTTTGTGAAATGTATCGTCGCTCTATTCCGAAAGAAGATTTGCCTTTTGAAATTTTATTTCCAGTAGATTAA
- the kaiB gene encoding circadian clock protein KaiB produces MSPLKKTYVLKLYVAGNTPNSVRALKTLKNILEEEFKGVYALKVIDVLKNPQLAEEDKILATPTLSKVLPPPVRKIIGDLSDREKVLIGLDLLYEEIRDRE; encoded by the coding sequence ATGAGTCCTTTAAAAAAAACCTATGTCCTTAAGCTATACGTAGCAGGAAATACACCTAATTCTGTTAGGGCTTTAAAAACCTTAAAAAATATTCTTGAAGAAGAATTTAAAGGAGTTTATGCCCTCAAAGTTATTGATGTTTTAAAAAATCCTCAATTAGCAGAAGAAGATAAAATTTTAGCAACTCCAACTCTTTCTAAAGTTTTACCTCCTCCTGTACGGAAAATTATCGGTGATCTTTCTGATCGAGAAAAAGTTTTGATCGGTTTAGATTTACTCTATGAAGAAATAAGAGATCGAGAATAA